The following are encoded in a window of Syngnathus scovelli strain Florida chromosome 4, RoL_Ssco_1.2, whole genome shotgun sequence genomic DNA:
- the chrna5 gene encoding neuronal acetylcholine receptor subunit alpha-5 isoform X1, with product MLRAEGAAASSLALLLLLLPLLHCCHLCHSLRVPKLSSYAKAEDKLFKYLFGNYQKWVRPVEYLNQTIYVKFGLAISQLVDVDEKNQLMTTNVWMKQEWTDMKLRWDPDDYQGITTIRVPSDRLWLPDVVLYDNSDGRFEGTVTKAVVKYDGTILWTPPANYKSACTIDVTFFPFDLQNCSMKFGSWTYDGSQVDIILEDFHVDRQDYFDNGEWEIVTATGSRGLRVDAGVSYPTITYFFIIRRLPLFYTLFLIIPCIGLSFLTILVFYLPSNCGEKISLCTSVLVSLTVFLLVIEEIIPSSSKAIPLIGEYLVFTMIFVTLSIVITVFAINVHHRSSSTHHGMAPWVRRVFLHRLPKLLCMRSHVDRYGTAGAAPTGRVPGLGMMKDYPAEHGLSHTRLNIQAALDSIRYITMHVVKENEVREVVQDWKFVAQVLDRIFLWAFLLVSVLGSALLFIPVIYKWASIIVPKHIGGVL from the exons GTGTTCCTAAGCTTTCCTCCTATGCAAAAGCTGAAGACAAGCTCTTCAAGTACCTCTTTGGGAACTACCAGAAATGGGTCCGCCCGGTGGAATATCTAAACCAGACCATTTACGTCAAGTTTGGACTGGCCAtctcccagctcgtcgatgtg GATGAGAAGAACCAACTGATGACCACCAACGTGTGGATGAAACAG GAGTGGACTGACATGAAGCTAAGATGGGACCCCGATGACTATCAGGGCATCACCACTATACGAGTGCCCTCTGACAGGCTCTGGCTCCCAGACGTCGTGCTTTATGATAA TTCAGACGGTCGTTTCGAGGGCACAGTCACCAAGGCGGTAGTCAAATACGACGGGACCATATTGTGGACGCCGCCTGCCAACTACAAATCTGCCTGCACCATCGACGTCACCTTCTTCCCATTTGACCTGCAGAACTGCTCCATGAAATTTGGCTCGTGGACTTACGATGGCTCCCAG GTCGACATCATTCTGGAGGACTTCCACGTAGACAGGCAGGACTATTTTGACAACGGCGAGTGGGAAATTGTGACGGCCACAGGCAGCCGCGGTCTAAGAGTGGACGCCGGCGTCTCCTATCCCACCATCACGTACTTCTTCATCATCCGCCGGCTGCCACTCTTCTACACGCTCTTCCTCATCATTCCCTGCATCGGCCTATCGTTCCTCACAATCCTCGTCTTCTACCTGCCGTCCAATTGCGGCGAAAAGATCTCCCTCTGCACCTCGGTGCTGGTGTCTCTCACCGTCTTCCTTCTGGTCATCGAGGAGATCATCCCCTCCTCGTCCAAGGCCATCCCTCTCATCGGCGAGTATCTGGTCTTCACCATGATCTTCGTCACGCTCTCCATCGTTATCACCGTCTTCGCCATTAACGTGCACCATCGCTCATCATCCACGCATCACGGCATGGCGCCGTGGGTGCGCAGGGTCTTCCTGCATCGGCTCCCCAAGCTGCTGTGCATGCGCAGCCACGTGGACCGCTACGGCACGGCGGGAGCGGCACCGACGGGACGGGTGCCGGGATTGGGGATGATGAAGGACTATCCCGCTGAGCACGGCCTCTCCCACACCAGACTCAACATCCAAGCTGCGTTGGATTCCATCCGCTACATAACCATGCATGTGGTCAAAGAAAATGAGGTCAGAGAG GTGGTACAGGACTGGAAGTTTGTTGCCCAGGTTCTGGATCGAATCTTTCTCTGGGCGTTCCTGCTGGTGTCCGTCCTAGGTTCAGCTCTCCTCTTCATCCCGGTTATCTACAAATGGGCCAGCATTATCGTTCCCAAACATATTGGAGGTGTCCTCTGA